The genomic interval tacatcaCCAATAAAGTAGAATTATCTACGCCATCGCTCCCAAGTACAACTATGATTTCCTCTGACCGTGAACATGACCAACGCCCTACAAGAACGCACGGAAAACAGAGGACGACCATCGTAACTGCAAGGTATAGAAATaaagaacagaacagaacagtaaTGATAAAACTACTATCCTTGCAGGAGCGTTAAGTTGTTGCGTACTACTACTTCTGATTTTACTAGTGATGGTTGTTTGTTTCATAAGAACAAGACGAAAAATACAAGCTATTCAGCAACTAGAAGTAACCCCTGACAACAACCTTACAGATTTACGTATGTCAACGTTAACGTTGAACAGTGATGACCGTCAGAGATGTGAAAACCGCGCTTCAACGACAGAAACAGTGGTGAATGCAGTAACAACAAACAAGAGAGGTGGACCACCTCTAACTGAATGTTAATCACAAGAAGACATCGAAAGTCTGTATGCGAAACCACTAAAAAGCAAATCAAAAACCAAGCTGTCTGAAGATAAATTTAGTTCAGCTAAGATTACAAAAGAGAATGGAGATGAATTGGATGCTAGAAAGATCGAAACGTTAGCAGACATCAATCTTCCTGATAACGGGAAGCGTACAGATGTTAGGGTTCAAAATCAGATGTCGCCTTGGAACGAAAATGACGCACAGTCAGGAAATGATGAAGATGGAATAAATTTGGTACCACGTATACATGTGATATCGTTGCATCAAAATATGGATATAATCAGACACATACCCGAGGGATACGATGCATGTAGAAGACATAGAAGTATAGTCACCAAGACAGAAAATGCACAATCAAAGAATGTCGAAGGTTTGACATACCTTGACTTAGACTTCTCGGGACATCGACCACCAAGACGAGATTCCAGAAGACCTCCATCTACTGAGTCTGAGACTGTGTATGCTGAGTTAAGATTGTGACATTTGGATTGTCCTATAATGATTATGAGTATGTGCTGTTCATTATGTTAAATCGAGATCAAAGACTGAAGTAGATTATAACTTTATTCAGAATATCATTCTAACACCTTACGTCTGCATGCCGCCCGGTAAAATTTTAGAAAGGCCTCAAGCGTTTTATTGCAGTCAATTTGTCAGCAAGAGTATGTAATCAGTAGATCAGATCAGCAATTAAAGTGTAGTCTGATCATCTAAacattgtaaaatcataaaCAGTATTAGCATTGCATCCATTTTTAAAGTTATAACCAAAAATATTCACTGCATTAATGAATTACGGTATTTAATAGAACAATTACAAACACTTAACATATTAACAGCTACGtgtagaccgccattttgacgtagCATCGACTGATACCTTGGTTTcttcgaatcacgtgactatgacgctacGCGCACTAAACCTCTCTATTAGTGTATTCAGTAGATAGGATCAGCAGGCGAAAGTGTAGTCTGATCATCTAAacattgtaaaatcataaaCGGTATTACCATTGTATCCATTTTTAAAGTTATGACTAATATTACATGGACTgcatttttatatcattttaggTTTTTTACTACCACATATTAACATTGACAAGTAAGTCCATGGTAATTATCTAAATATGACTATGCCAATTTAATTTCATTAgatataatgaatacatttgtaatattgtcacacacacacacacacacacacacacacacacacacactcactcactcacatgtatatatacacaactaTCTTAAAATAACCAAGGACATAATTTTGGATGAATAATGTGACAATCAGATTAATCAATATTTCCTTTTATCACCTTTTATTGACTGAATTGCATTATTCAAGGATTTTTCCTCAGATAGGCCTAGGACGTATACGCTTCTTGACGTTGTGTAACTGTTGACTATCTTTGAGAGCACATCTCTGTGTATTCCGTTCAACGAAAAATGTATACGTGGATATTGTATCACATTACAGGAATTAAAACTTGAATTTTGTTTAAGCAAAGTACTTAAGCGATCATAAGCAGAACAAGGAAATGTCTTTGATTGCAGATTTAACATGTAAAGGGATGAAATAATCAAGGAATGTTAGAAGAAATAAATGCCTAAGGTTCTACCTTTAATGACAAACAGACTAGTATTTTCAGAAATGTACAGCGATATTTATTGAATGATTAAGTCAAGTATACAGATTTTTACTATTTATGGCATTGGTATAGAAGTGGTCGCATTTGCTTTGTATTTCCTTGTCATAGAAttttttatgaataataatatttcttcaaaatatttctaatgaAGAGGTTTGAAACAAGATTATGAATCCACCACTGTGTTGGGGAagatttcagttttgaaattcTGGCCATTTCAAACCAGCTTTACATTTCCTTTTATTCCCTCATATAAAATCTTAATAGTAAATACCAAAGGACTGTTAATACGTGGATCACAAATTGATGAGCATTATCAATATCCCCtatttatgttgtatttcaCCAATCAGGTCATTTTGATCTGGACAAATGTTCGCTGTGTACTGTtatatcatcatcaacaacaacaacaacaacaacaacaacaacaacaacaacaacaacatcatcatcaacaacaacaacaacaacaacaacaacaacaacaacaacaacaataagtatGTTTAGGTAATCTATCACATTTACTTATATAAAACTTTAGGTTTCattaatattgtttatttaaatactaattgtgtgcacatacataacctataacattcaatataataatcaccaTACAATTGACATTCTCTGTTCACTACACATGATACAGAACGTGCTGGTCACTGAATTTTCGAACATATAAATACAGGTACGTATATACCTCCCTTATAAATATAATCCGACTTCATCAAACGTCATGCACACTATGTTgcaattctattaatttcagcggcAAAAATACTGTTAGcaataaattcataaaaaagTGAAGACGACTGCTGACAGTCTAAATTCCACCATTTACTATAATGAAACTATTGAATGACGCCCTCAAACACCGATGTTTAGATTTTGATTCTTGACCGGTATGTCATTTGCGCTGAACAGTGCAAAAATTCTAAATACCATATGGCCATTTATTGACGATTCCCAACATAGGACATGGCATGTGTGTGATACAATATATGATGTTGATTCTTTCGTATAGctgtaatgttttgaaaataatttgccTGATGTACTTCTAGCCTCGTACCTATGTAGTGgtgatgtatgcatgtatgtctgtatatgtatgcatgcatgcatgcatgtgaaacgctgttgatcggcttactgtgcagtttatcgatattgtaatgttcaaacggggaagcactcactcgcactgctgttcgaATCATCAGTCTGTTCCATccaagactataacgttgaattagccgaccaactagtttcttctcacaccatctcttctacgaggtaccgtaccgacttggattgtgttgagtagaactcacaacgaaacatacgtatctggttcaacgaacgccaagctaacaaCTTGGTTGATTtcattacatgaccaatctccgtaataaaacttgttgacaattcaatcgtacctggtacaaacaattcagaaacaccccatgtagagatgtcaaagacctatgttgttacgaaacggaatgtcactgtatgtacaaagtttaaatgcttttgaattcaatttagagtttataatgaaaatttaccaaaatgtcctgaatggatatattttagatctgtgactcgtaacacatgCATGCAGGGATGcaggtatgcatgtatgtatgtatgtatgtatgtatgtatgtatgtatgtatgtatgtaggtcaGGACAGTCGAGTTTTTTCTATAGTACAGGATCGGGGAGGGACCACACTTACTGGAGAAATAAGAGATAGCTCACATAAAcgcacaaacacatacatatgtcacaggtttattttttctaattctcctctaaataaaaaaacaacacttgtACAGCAAAATTGCTTGTACGAAAAAAATATGCTTCAATCGCTTTGATCGCAGTGGGAAAGCGCCATATCTTATGGATgcaaacttcaatttcaatataatttagaacaaaacaaatcacatgtgttctataaattatGTTGATGTACCTCACAcgtttaatgaataatttgcctaattaatgattttcggtaattaggttatatatgtatttaggttatatattgtaaattaaccaccgatgtttacatttgtgacaaatcaaaatatctatatttagGGTCTGAAACGTGAAACCCTTCTTTCCATGTCATCACCTAAAAGATCACGGCTATGCAGAtctaataatgataaaataaattcaataacaCATGCACTGTTATACCgagaaaatgtattaatatgaTGAATCAAATAGCACAATGTGTAAATACATTGAGCAACGTATTTTCAACTTTAAAAGTTGATCCCAACAACTACAGGAAACACATAAACGTGACATAATGGAAAGAGCTTGACTTATGACATCTCTAATAACTTATCCTAAAAGTGGGGGGTTTTTTGcgttaattttcatgaatttattaataattacagCCAATTCCGAACGAATGATTGGTAATTTGTATTCAATCCTGTACTCAGTGTGTTTACTTTATTCGTTTTACACAGTCCAGCTGTTTCAACACAGTTAAATTATTCTCTTCTCTGGTGTGTAAACTACTAGTtccatattgatatatcattcacattactatatattatattcacagcattatatatatagtgtgcgtgtctgtgtgtctgtgtatgtatgtgtccgtctgtctgtctctgcatgTATCTATATAGAAATttaagtaaatacatgtacgtatgtatgtatgtatgtatgtatgtatgtatgtatgtatgtatgtatgtatgtttgtttgtttgtttgtttgtttgtttgtttgtttgtttgtctgtgtgtctgtgtctgtgtctgtgtttctttCTATTGCAGGGCCGTAGactgaccaaattgccgggggggggcATAATTAGTTTTACAATgatggtgcaatcatgcatttaaaatttagaaaagttgctaatttacataaatttgcatacaacttacataatatctatttaagcatacgcaattaaatatcatatgtaaggctagaaaaaataaaaaagatggtcaacgggcaacctaacccatcataTTGGGTAGGTATGTagaatttcattatttcacaatgcttgacaagggtaaaacaaaccatatataatgatagcaaaatatttcaggtcgagtttagatagaacttattcagtcatcttgatactatctcttgcaatttgtctgcatagctacagttaggaaatgtacacaatttatggtTAAACAAATGctgtagctcctctcaccctctcttctgaaaaaaatgttaagcaccgccaaatgaaactcaagcattattttagccaccccttctgtcacctacactaaagtggaaatataaaattatgtggtacaatacaaatgtatgatacatttaaataacagtgatagccaacaacaataatactctgaatgagattactttccacaggatgtggatttcaaaCGCATacggagatgtctctaattagctctaacctatacagggaggtacttagccaggcaccatccatcttgttttgggagaaagacaattatcaccttgattgctactgattggaggCACAACTCGAAAGgtgacaaaaattgaaaataagacagtgtaggaggccatttagaggcataaaatagcaaaccatagacataattagtcttacaatacttgaatatggtaataaaataccagaattgaaacaattatgctatacattacatattatctggaagtgtattttgttgtggcaaagctgaacgATATTTTACGGATGTGTACTTGgcaaatgacttctcctgaagtttaatttggttccaaaaaatcacgaataaagagcaaaacatttcaagactttcagactttgcGGCCCTATGACTGTTCAGCCcactcccatggtcgtaaacttttgctcaattctttttagtgcacatttgatatgcaacagcttaatttaatttcaattcatgcttgtatgcatcagcAGAGCCatgtaaaccactgtatatgatattatataatttggaatttcgggcaggccctcacatgcgaacttcgttcgcttatagttatagcatcgaaagaaagcccgaacgtctagcagcaagactaatatCAATCGCACTTCTATCGAAATGTAAAGCTCTGTGTATTTTGCATACCGTATGTTAACATGTTAATCATGTTTACACGAGGTCTGGGAAGACTGGAGTGTTTATCAGTATCTCTCATATTTGATTTAAACATATTCCCGATATATTCCTATTACCTCAGATTGTTTGTTTCCCTTGTCTACATTTATTACTACCTTATTGGCATATCTCACACATGAAAAAGCATTTGGAACAACACTCCCGAAAAAACAGTCTATTCATGTTGGACCCTTTAGTAGAAGCAAACCCAATATACGAGATATAAAACTGAAATCACAGTAATGGCCTATACTGGTGACATTTTATTCTATGGCGACTTGTAGACATGCCACATAATGGACATATCTTATAACAGTTTGGATGCAGGGTGTATAGGGCTATGACCGTCTTCTTTCAGGATACGGTCTATGTACGTGATGTACCCATTGATCAATTTATGTAAACTATTTGTGTAGGGATCAAACTTTGACCCTTTACGATTCTTGGTTGGTTTTCGATGGAAATTGCCTTCTTTGTTCTCTTCAACACATCGGCGCCTTTCTGCTGTAAACGTAAGGTTGAGAAATGACATCATACGGTCGATATTTGATATGGTATCCTTCTTCAGGTCCTCATAGTAAACAACTAAAAGACGTCTTTTTTCAGTCAACCAACATTTGTGTAATCCTTGCCAGTATGAACTGTGTTTTGCGACAAACTCTTCccaatctgaaaaaaaatagtatccTGTTATACCTTAGGCTTATTAAAAGTGACACCACTGTCTAAAATCTGAATCTACCAATGCTTCTATAGATAGTTCTTATGTTTCAGTATGAGACATGTTATAAATCTATGTACAGTGTTAGAATTATTGCATGCATAGTGACAACATAAACCATATTCTTACAAGTTGAGATATGATGTTGCAATATGTTGGTTAAAGTAGGTAGGCGTGAATGATGATGTGTTTATGTTTTTAATCACGTCAGCAAATCAACAGGCATGAAGCAACGCCCAACTCCATGAACAGCATATagaatccattgcagccttaataagtgcataggattaaagcattcacatcgCAACCTCAATCCTACTAGGTACCAATTATACAACATAGATGAGAGCGTGCACGTACCTACCACCTTTTGATGGGTTTGATGACATATTACTACATGGTGCTTTCATTTAGTTGTTTGGTATATGTTATCTCTACACTGTTTTCTTGTTAttatgtaagtacatgtaggtatataaCACAATGAATCCTTCGGTAGTTATATGCTCTTTCGTGCACTTTATACCTAGCTCCGCTAATCAACTCATGACGTCATGAAGTAGAATAATATTTGAAAGACACAACAAAAAGTAGAGTTTAACAAAACGTCATTCTTaaacatataatatcatattatgttAACATACAAAACTTTTGTTGGTCTATTCCTTGTGAACTTCTATCCAAGGCTATATTATggtttataatttgtttttatcagattgtttatttctatttactcatttcaagaatttcaaaccattcaagctatatttgatatttctacCATATTTCTCATTCAACATCTAATCAGTCGACATTCTACACATTGCTGTGCATATCAAAGTTGTTAAgacaatttatacttacattttcctgtaatattttgtagagGAAATCGAGATACATGACCACCATGTCGTCTTCTGTATTCAGCTATTAGAGCATTGTACGGATTACGAATAAGCAAAATAGCAGATGAAAACTTATGTTTAATATCACAATTATGCGTTTTGACGATGAGGGTGTTGCCTTTGCGATAATCTTCAAGTTGTCCACGAAAACCTATTGTTATGGGACAATATGTATGGGATTAATGACAGAgttaacatacaacagttagtGCTATGaatctgttttattttaaaggGAACTAAGTGGAGACTGGGCTCATTCTATATTTTCCGACAATGCATCACCCTAGTGTACATCAGGCCTCTTCTGTGCCAATTTGTTATTTGTGATATCTTAACCTCTGCCAAGGGTTGGTTAAAATTAATTTTCCGGTGTCATTATTGTAGGtaaaggaatatatatatatatatatatatatatatatatatatatatatatatatatatatattatatatatatatatatatatatatatatatatatatatatatatatatatatacatgttgagggtagaagaaaatcaagtcgacttgattttcttctaccctcaacatatactccgctctgcgtgcagacgaattgagcactgtactacggacaaatcttaccactgacttcctatatatatatatatatatatatatatatatatatatatat from Glandiceps talaboti chromosome 3, keGlaTala1.1, whole genome shotgun sequence carries:
- the LOC144432707 gene encoding sialate:O-sulfotransferase 1-like, producing the protein MATLSSDRSRIGFRGQLEDYRKGNTLIVKTHNCDIKHKFSSAILLIRNPYNALIAEYRRRHGGHVSRFPLQNITGKYWEEFVAKHSSYWQGLHKCWLTEKRRLLVVYYEDLKKDTISNIDRMMSFLNLTFTAERRRCVEENKEGNFHRKPTKNRKGSKFDPYTNSLHKLINGYITYIDRILKEDGHSPIHPASKLL